The Fusarium falciforme chromosome 7, complete sequence genome window below encodes:
- a CDS encoding MFS domain-containing protein: MEEDSDAQTTSKQAVKVHVKTWIVVICVNFAYFSQLTAVIGSGFLAQPIAQLLGGASQTMWFNQSINLLGIAICLPVSQMADYWGRRWVLIVLLTIGFAGTMVVARAQNVATVIAGFVLIGISYGATPVLFAVPSEILPRSQRSIAQSTINMSSSIGGILSLVMGGLLLRHNRLENYRVFFYVVAAFFGLSFLGILFFYYPPPREEQVSLKLTQKLRRLDWVGYTLFAPGLTLFSIALSWSKNPYPWSDAHIIAPFVLGMVLIIGFILYEWLVKKDGIFNHAVFTHRNIVISLLAVWIDGVSFYTANTYFAQQFGMFTGNDMLISGIAFGMFFIVGGLATIIFGWASTKYRIVRMPGILCLALIVLFNVLMATTTPSTPEANYWGYAVFAGLGLGGTIPTFMVAAQLTTPPELISLVSGLVSVARPIGGVVGLAINNAIFHDSLSTELRKKISAAVIPLGFSASYMDALISAVTGGDDGALSEISGVTPDIIAAAQGGQMKAYGIAFRNCWIAAAFAFWAIDPRSEFKEHIDAPVEVEVAEEQKRLEALQVENVKDKLKGGKA; encoded by the exons ATGGAGGAAGACTCAGATGCCCAGACCACCTCGAAGCAGGCTGTCAAGGTCCATGTGAAGACATGGATCGTCGTTATT TGCGTCAACTTTGCCTACTTCTCTCAACTCACAGCCGTCATCGGTTCGGGCTTCCTAGCCCAACCGATTGCCCAGCTTCTGGGCGGCGCCTCGCAGACCATGTGGTTCAACCAAtccatcaacctcctcggaATTGCAATCTGTCTGCCTGTGTCCCAGATGGCTGATTACTGGGGTAGAAGATGGGTTCTCATAGTGCTACTCACTATCGGCTTCGCAGGTACCATGGTGGTTGCCCGAGCCCAGAATGTCGCAACCGTGATTGCCGGGTTTGTCTTGATTGGTATCAGCTATGGTGCCACGCCTGTCTTGTTTGCAGTACCGTCAGAGATCCTCCCTCGGAGCCAACGCTCTATTGCTCAGTCGACCATCAATATGTCGTCCAGCATCGGTGGGATCCTTAGTTTGGTCATGGGCGGACTACTACTTCGACATAACCGCCTTGAAAACTATAGGGTGTTTTTCTATGTTGTGGCGGCCTTCTTTGGTCTCTCATTCTTAGGAATCctgtttttttattatccaCCGCCAAGAGAAGAACAAGTCTCGCTTAAGCTGACCCAGAAGCTGCGGAGACTAGATTGGGTCGGCTATACGCTTTTCGCTCCTGGATTGACCCTATTTTCTATCGCCCTTTCGTGGTCTAAGAATCCATACCCTTGGTCTGACGCACACATCATTGCTCCCTTCGTTCTGGGTATGGTTTTGATTATCGGTTTTATTCTCTACGAGTGGCTGGTCAAAAAGGATG GTATCTTTAATCACGCCGTTTTCACCCACCGCAATATAGTTATCTCGCTCCTAGCTGTGTGGATTGACGGGGTTTCCTTCTATACcgctaatacttatttcgCGCAGCAGTTCGGCATGTTTACTGGAAATGATATGTTAATCTCTGGCATCGCATTCGGCATGTTTTTCATAGTTGGTGGTCTagccaccatcatcttcgGCTGGGCATCAACCAAGTACCGGATTGTTCGCATGCCTGGCATCCTCTGTTTAGCCCTAATAGTCCTATTCAACGTTCTCATGGCGACGACCACACCCTCGACGCCTGAGGCAAACTATTGGGGCTATGCCGTCTttgctggtcttggcctcggaGGTACCATACCAACCTTCATGGTCGCTGCACAATTGACCACGCCGCCAGAATTGATCTCTCTGGTATCCGGGCTTGTCAGCGTCGCTCGACCAATCGGCGGCGTCGTTGGCCTAGCCATCAACAACGCCATCTTCCACGACAGCCTTTCCACGGAGCTACGCAAGAAAATCTCAGCAGCAGTCATTCCTCTTGGCTTTTCGGCTTCATATATGGATGCTCTGATTTCAGCTGTGACAGGTGGCGACGATGGAGCACTCTCCGAGATCTCTGGTGTGACACCCGACATCATCGCTGCAGCCCAAGGTGGTCAGATGAAGGCCTACGGAATTGCGTTCAGAAACTGCTGGATTGCGGCCGCCT TCGCCTTTTGGGCTATAGACCCTCGCTCAGAGTTCAAGGAACATATCGACGCCCCcgttgaagttgaagttgcAGAAGAGCAGAAGCGATTGGAGGCTCTTCAAGTGGAGAATGTAAAGGATAAGTTGAAAGGTGGCAAGGCTTGA